Proteins found in one Promicromonospora sukumoe genomic segment:
- a CDS encoding HNH endonuclease signature motif containing protein, which yields MTWLPRIESDGMWALDGSRTFRTWLARREKVTMRTASRDTLTGERLLEHLPATLAAALSGRLGMDQVRAMVDVGPTSDDRRRALVSPVDPPGPALPGVASTEGLDVPGVDGGDDPASDDGDAAGDPAGGLAGDRACDLAGDGTDDVSGAAVHGPTGEEVLLDLADLHGPLVFRRFVDRFARVADPESDERGYKQASEREHLDVAKTFGGYHVSGFLTDEHGEALQTAMDSVMGAPTPGDERTPGQRRAQALADLARTTLDNGLTGTGAAVRPHLTVTVSWTELARLTGRSHPAGEHTGQEPAEHEHTGHEHHRDKRTGRGHAGEEPPGLTDVTAAPARFGISASLVPTATLRRLLCDSAVTRVVFGPDGQVLDVGRAQRTVTGQMRRAVIARDKHCVYVDCTQPPARCEVHHAERHWADGGDTSVRNAALLCWHHHDLVDRTGMTMRWTGNPDGARHSGWTLVDRHGRELAPAGTPPGATWRRT from the coding sequence ATGACCTGGCTTCCTCGCATCGAGTCGGACGGGATGTGGGCTCTCGACGGCTCGCGCACGTTCCGGACGTGGCTCGCCCGCCGGGAGAAGGTGACCATGCGCACCGCGAGCCGGGACACGCTCACCGGTGAACGGCTGCTGGAGCACCTTCCGGCCACGCTCGCGGCTGCCCTGAGCGGACGGCTCGGGATGGACCAGGTGCGAGCCATGGTCGACGTCGGCCCGACGTCGGACGACCGGCGCAGGGCACTCGTCAGCCCGGTCGATCCGCCTGGGCCGGCACTGCCCGGCGTCGCGTCGACCGAAGGTCTCGACGTGCCAGGTGTGGACGGCGGCGACGACCCTGCGTCCGACGACGGAGACGCCGCAGGAGATCCTGCGGGAGGGCTGGCCGGAGACCGGGCGTGCGACCTGGCGGGCGACGGTACGGATGACGTTTCAGGCGCTGCGGTTCACGGCCCGACCGGGGAGGAGGTGCTTCTCGACCTGGCCGACCTGCACGGCCCCCTCGTGTTCCGGCGGTTCGTGGACCGGTTCGCCCGCGTCGCCGACCCGGAGTCCGACGAGCGGGGGTACAAGCAGGCCTCCGAGCGTGAGCACCTCGACGTGGCCAAGACCTTCGGGGGCTACCACGTCAGCGGATTCCTGACCGACGAGCACGGCGAGGCGCTGCAGACCGCGATGGACTCGGTGATGGGAGCTCCCACGCCGGGCGACGAGCGCACACCCGGACAGCGTCGTGCCCAGGCGCTTGCCGACCTCGCCCGCACGACGCTCGACAACGGCCTCACGGGAACCGGCGCGGCCGTCCGGCCGCACCTCACCGTGACCGTGTCGTGGACGGAGCTCGCACGCCTGACCGGTCGGTCCCACCCGGCCGGTGAGCACACCGGGCAAGAGCCGGCCGAGCACGAGCACACGGGGCACGAGCACCACAGGGACAAGCGCACCGGCCGCGGGCACGCCGGGGAGGAGCCGCCAGGCCTGACCGACGTCACCGCGGCACCCGCAAGATTCGGCATCTCCGCGTCACTGGTACCGACCGCCACCCTGCGGCGCCTGCTCTGCGACTCCGCAGTGACCCGGGTGGTGTTCGGCCCGGATGGCCAGGTGCTCGACGTCGGACGAGCGCAGCGCACCGTCACCGGGCAGATGCGCCGGGCGGTGATCGCCCGCGACAAGCATTGCGTCTACGTCGACTGCACCCAGCCGCCCGCACGCTGCGAGGTCCATCACGCCGAACGGCACTGGGCCGACGGCGGAGACACCAGCGTGCGGAACGCGGCACTGCTGTGCTGGCACCATCACGACCTCGTCGACAGGACCGGCATGACCATGCGGTGGACCGGGAACCCGGACGGCGCCCGACACTCGGGCTGGACCCTCGTCGACCGGCACGGCCGTGAGCTCGCTCCGGCGGGCACCCCACCCGGTGCGACCTGGCGGCGAACATGA
- a CDS encoding bifunctional 3'-5' exonuclease/DNA polymerase, with product MHTVVSQDGSGIGLRPVSDTGVPEGAPRVVEATALAQEVVVDEAAHVRWTWDDTNSWYPGLLAEGVRLDRAHDLRLAHAVLRASALSARTALAEAGPTAWDRLPAVPPPGGPTAAALVRPDRHPGAEPLFDLGEMTAPPARPEAGRRGHAGSGAGGTHAAARGGAAREARGGFGQGDDGPGRDGYGVGGFGRDGQGRDGQSGDGQGRDGRGGDGQGPDGRGRDGRGRDGRGRDGRGQDRHAPDTASAGTTAGPADPLDPVAELAAQLRAIKDSTDPGRLRLLLAAESAGALAAAEMHHAGLPWRGDIHDEILTEALGPRPRPGARPAKLEALAQQIRTALDAPPTLNPDSHPDLLRAMEYAGVGARSLRKWELEKLDHPVIAPLLEYKSLYRLYTANGWNWLDTWAPDGRFRMEYVVGGVVTGRWASTGGGALQLPHNVRRAVVSDPGWTFVVADAAQLEPRVLAALARDERMAAAGRTKDGASTDMYAGIVATGAVDSREHAKVGMLGAMYGGTTGVSAQVLPRLARAFPQAIELVERAARAGERGEVVTTRLGRSSPRPGDSWAAVQGSAFDEDAGADAQSRARSQTRSWGRFTRNFVVQGTAAEWALCWIASIRRRLWALGQVTADDAVPGLAPAPFDRRPHLVFFLHDEIVVHAPAALADVVAQEVRAAAEEAGRLLFGDFPVDFPLSVAVTESYADAKG from the coding sequence ATGCACACGGTGGTCTCGCAGGACGGCTCCGGCATCGGCCTGCGGCCGGTGTCCGACACGGGCGTGCCCGAGGGCGCACCGCGGGTCGTCGAGGCGACCGCCCTCGCCCAGGAGGTGGTGGTCGACGAGGCAGCCCACGTCCGCTGGACCTGGGACGACACCAACAGCTGGTATCCCGGGCTGCTCGCCGAGGGCGTCCGGCTCGACCGCGCGCACGATCTCCGGCTCGCGCACGCAGTGCTGCGGGCCTCGGCCCTGTCGGCGCGCACGGCGCTCGCCGAGGCCGGGCCCACGGCCTGGGACCGGCTGCCCGCCGTCCCGCCCCCGGGCGGCCCGACGGCGGCCGCTCTGGTCCGGCCCGACCGGCACCCCGGTGCCGAGCCGCTCTTCGACCTCGGCGAGATGACAGCTCCTCCGGCTCGGCCGGAGGCTGGCCGACGCGGACACGCGGGTTCAGGCGCGGGAGGCACCCATGCGGCGGCCCGAGGCGGCGCGGCACGCGAGGCGCGGGGCGGATTCGGACAGGGCGACGACGGGCCCGGCCGGGACGGGTACGGCGTAGGCGGATTCGGCCGGGACGGACAGGGCAGAGACGGACAGAGCGGAGACGGACAGGGCAGAGACGGGCGAGGCGGAGACGGACAGGGCCCAGACGGACGGGGCCGAGACGGACGGGGCCGAGACGGACGGGGCCGAGACGGACGGGGCCAAGATCGACATGCCCCCGACACCGCATCAGCCGGCACCACCGCCGGACCCGCCGACCCGCTCGACCCCGTCGCGGAGCTGGCCGCCCAGCTCCGCGCGATCAAGGACAGCACCGACCCGGGCCGGCTCCGCCTCCTGCTCGCCGCCGAGTCCGCGGGCGCGCTGGCCGCCGCCGAGATGCACCACGCCGGGCTCCCGTGGCGCGGCGACATCCACGACGAGATCCTCACCGAGGCGCTCGGCCCGCGTCCGCGGCCGGGCGCACGTCCGGCGAAGCTCGAGGCCCTGGCCCAGCAGATCCGGACCGCGCTGGACGCCCCGCCCACGCTCAACCCCGACTCTCACCCCGATCTGCTGCGCGCCATGGAGTACGCCGGTGTCGGCGCGCGCAGCCTGCGCAAGTGGGAGCTGGAGAAGCTCGACCACCCCGTGATCGCGCCGCTCCTGGAGTACAAGAGCCTCTACCGCCTCTACACCGCCAACGGCTGGAACTGGCTCGACACCTGGGCTCCCGACGGCCGGTTCCGCATGGAGTACGTCGTGGGCGGCGTGGTCACCGGACGCTGGGCCAGCACGGGCGGCGGCGCCCTCCAGCTCCCGCACAACGTCCGGCGCGCGGTGGTCTCCGACCCCGGCTGGACCTTCGTCGTCGCCGACGCCGCCCAGCTCGAACCCCGCGTGCTCGCCGCACTGGCCCGGGACGAGCGCATGGCTGCCGCCGGACGCACCAAGGACGGCGCCAGCACCGACATGTACGCGGGCATCGTCGCGACCGGCGCCGTCGACTCTCGCGAGCACGCGAAGGTGGGCATGCTCGGCGCCATGTACGGCGGCACCACCGGCGTCAGCGCCCAGGTGCTGCCGCGGCTCGCGCGCGCGTTCCCGCAGGCCATCGAACTGGTCGAACGCGCGGCGCGGGCGGGGGAACGGGGCGAGGTAGTCACCACCCGACTCGGCCGCAGCTCGCCGCGGCCCGGGGACTCCTGGGCCGCCGTGCAAGGTTCCGCGTTCGACGAGGACGCCGGCGCCGACGCCCAGTCCCGCGCCCGCAGCCAGACCCGCTCCTGGGGGCGGTTCACCCGGAACTTCGTGGTCCAGGGCACCGCGGCGGAGTGGGCGCTGTGCTGGATCGCGTCCATCCGCCGTCGGCTCTGGGCACTGGGCCAGGTCACGGCCGACGACGCCGTGCCGGGCCTCGCCCCGGCGCCGTTCGACCGCCGGCCGCACCTGGTGTTCTTCCTGCACGACGAGATCGTGGTGCACGCCCCGGCGGCGCTCGCCGACGTCGTCGCGCAGGAGGTGCGGGCCGCCGCCGAAGAGGCCGGGCGGCTCCTGTTCGGCGACTTCCCGGTCGACTTCCCGCTCAGCGTCGCCGTGACCGAGAGCTACGCGGACGCGAAGGGCTGA